From the Lathyrus oleraceus cultivar Zhongwan6 chromosome 4, CAAS_Psat_ZW6_1.0, whole genome shotgun sequence genome, one window contains:
- the LOC127136710 gene encoding protein CHROMATIN REMODELING 5, which produces MQIVRMLDILAQYLSLRGFQFQRLDGSTKSELRQQAMEHFNAPGSDDFCFLLSTRAGGLGINLATADTVIIFDSDWNPQNDLQAMSRAHRIGQQEVVNIYRFVTSKSVEEDILERAKKKMVLDHLVIQKLNAEGKLEKKEAKKGGSFFDKNELSAILRFGAEELFKEERNDERSEGGHR; this is translated from the exons ATGCAGATCGTTAGAATGTTAGATATACTGGCACAGTATCTGTCACTTCGAGGATTTCAATTTCAGAGGCTTGATGGGAGTACAAAATCTGAGCTGCGACAACAGGCAATGGAACATTTTAATGCACCAGGCAGTGATGATTTCTGCTTCCTTCTTTCAACGCGAGCAGGTGGTTTGGGTATCAACCTGGCCACAGCAGACACTGTTATAATATTTGATTCAGATTGGAATCCTCAAAATGATCTGCAG GCAATGAGTCGAGCTCATCGAATTGGGCAACAGGAAGTTGTTAACATATATAGATTTGTTACAAGCAAAAGTGTTGAGGAAGATATTTTGGAACGTGCTAAGAAGAAGATG GTTCTCGACCACTTGGTTATTCAAAAACTAAATGCAGAGGGTAAACTGGAAAAGAAAGAAGCCAAAAAAGGAGGAAGCTTTTTTGACAAA AATGAGCTCTCAGCTATTTTGAGATTTGGAGCAGAAGAGCTTTTTAAGGAAGAAAGAAATGACGAGAGAAGTGAAGGTGGACATAGATGA